One Oryza brachyantha chromosome 3, ObraRS2, whole genome shotgun sequence DNA segment encodes these proteins:
- the LOC102709263 gene encoding protein FAF-like, chloroplastic, with protein MSVAVCRGPAMPAFEPSGWLRPAEKAYKPEVAVDDRPAQLDIWNAIQADVDKVAAGDKKAAKPYVHPLVRRSSSLMSQKSLEICTESLGSETGSGDFTASLDDMASLFGTPVAPASKLADAEESFWQQGAARGGCEQEEAWGRKELVAVNYHCSGGTRSPPRSFPPPLPSMSSRDRPCLQMRPRRQDGRLIVDAVVVRPRGYLNARRQGGRLVLSFVDCSAREQSAASMTAVPAEAPYFPVVDAKHDQNEELATEVEEEDEVEEEEVEVVDRGTVVEVKVSTQPQTPTAAKVHRSTLVINKFVGSTPLSVADQPRPNADAPPEPEAAPSAAAAAETADAPPPTLRRVPSSTSTTTLAAAVAVASTSTDADDELHHPAGAAPAADTKQLLLFTSRCRDKQELLQSVRQCRQLRQKPLFILEPYCIATS; from the coding sequence ATGTCTGTGGCGGTGTGCCGTGGCCCGGCCATGCCGGCGTTCGAGCCCTCGGGCTGGCTGCGCCCGGCTGAGAAGGCGTACAAGCCGgaggtcgccgtcgacgaccggCCGGCGCAGTTGGACATATGGAATGCTATCCAGGCCGACGTCGACAaggtggccgccggcgacaagAAGGCGGCCAAGCCGTACGTCCACCCGCTGGTGCGCCGGTCGTCGAGCCTGATGAGCCAGAAGAGCCTCGAGATCTGCACCGAGAGCCTCGGCTCCGAGACCGGCTCCGGCGACTTCACCGCGTCGCTGGACGACATGGCGAGCCTCTTCGGCAcgccggtggcgccggcgtcgaAGCTTGCGGATGCGGAGGAGTCCTTCTGGCAGcagggcgcggcgcgcggcggctgcgagcaggaggaggcgtGGGGGAGGAAGGAGCTCGTGGCGGTGAACTATCACTGCTCGGGCGGGACGCGGTCACCGCCCCGCTcgttcccgccgccgcttccaTCCATGTCGAGCCGCGACAGGCCGTGCCTGCAGatgcgccctcgccgccaggACGGGCGCCTCATCGTCGACGCCGTGGTCGTGAGGCCGCGTGGGTACCTCAACGCGAGGCGCCAGGGCGGTCGCCTGGTCCTCTCCTTCGTCGACTGCTCTGCtcgcgagcagagcgcggcgagCATGACCGCCGTGCCAGCCGAGGCGCCGTACTTCCCGGTCGTGGACGCCAAGCACGATCAGAACGAGGAGCTCGCCACGGAAgtcgaggaggaagacgaggtcgaagaggaggaggtggaggtggtcgACAGGGGCACCGTCGTTGAGGTCAAGGTGAGCACGCAGCCCCAGACGCCGACCGCCGCCAAGGTGCACCGCTCGACGCTCGTCATCAACAAGTTCGTCGGCAGCACGCCGCTGAGCGTCGCCGACCAGCCCCGGCCCAACGCCGACGCGCCACCGGAGCCCGAGGCAgcgccatccgccgccgccgccgccgaaacGGCGGACGCGCCACCCCCGACGCTCCGCCGCGTGccgtcctccacctccaccacgaCGCTGGCGGCCGCGGTCGCCGTGGCCTCGACCTccaccgacgccgacgacgagctgcaccacccggccggcgccgcccccgccgccgacacCAAGCAGCTCCTCCTCTTCACCTCCCGCTGCCGAGACAAGCAGGAGCTTCTCCAGAGCGTGCGCCAGTGCCGGCAGCTGCGGCAGAAGCCCCTCTTCATCCTCGAGCCCTACTGCATTGCCACCTCCtaa